From one Mytilus galloprovincialis chromosome 13, xbMytGall1.hap1.1, whole genome shotgun sequence genomic stretch:
- the LOC143056902 gene encoding uncharacterized protein LOC143056902: MAMNALNDLVVVLGNGLPPVAPRVRTYVDNQMNRRLQRVGMPYGYVAPRLEAPRCSRRLLGLEPEPVLLPVASPELPRNDQPEHFEAVIVPRARLFSVMVPEAAIQIADDEDDMVEVEIAGEEVLESTLEEEEVVELSLLCGMDTTVEEPADWFLEKTVSFLPTEEETVLFEEVVDEDATTNHAEETVWYGPEEVEVPATPVTPYVVIGNDVGVPLDWEVIPAPVVEVAPVPEAAGWFVGWRQVARVLGCLVTSYQTVSAV; this comes from the exons ATGGCCATGAACGCATTAAACGACTTAGTAGTAGTTTTAGGAAACGGCCTACCTCCAGTTGCTCCACG TGTGAGGACCTACGTGGACAACCAGATGAACAGGCGTCTTCAACGAGTTGGTATGCCATATGGATATGTGGCTCCACGACTAGAGGCACCACGATGCTCTCGTCGTCTTTTAGGGTTGGAGCCAGAACCAGTACTTCTCCCAGTTGCGTCTCCTGAGCTGCCAAGAAATGATCAACCTGAACATTTCGAAGCAGTTATTGTACCTCGGGCACGATTATTCTCCGTCATGGTTCCTGAAGCAGCTATTCAAATAGCTGATGACGAGGATGATATGGTTGAGGTTGAGATAGCTGGCGAGGAGGTTCTGGAGTCAACTCTGGAGGAAGAAGAGGTCGTCGAGCTGTCTCTGCTGTGTGGTATGGACACAACGGTGGAGGAACCAGCCGACTGGTTCCTGGAGAAGACAGTGTCTTTCCTGCCAACAGAGGAGGAGACTGTTTTGTTCGAGGAGGTAGTGGATGAGGATGCAACAACCAACCATGCTGAAGAGACTGTCTGGTATGGTCCTGAAGAGGTTGAGGTTCCAGCCACTCCAGTCACACCGTATGTTGTTATAGGTAATGATGTAGGTGTTCCTTTGGACTGGGAGGTAATCCCTGCTCCAGTGGTTGAGGTTGCTCCTGTCCCTGAGGCAGCTGGGTGGTTTGTTGGGTGGAGACAGGTGGCTAGAGTGCTAGGCTGCCTTGTTACTTCATACCAAACTGTCTCAGCTGTCTaa